The Streptosporangiales bacterium genomic interval GGACGAGCGCGTCCATCTCGGCGGGAGTGAGGCCGGAGAAGACCTCGTCGAGGAGCAGCACCCGCGGCTGCAGTGCGAGACCCTTGGCCAGCTCGATCCGCTTCAGGTCGGCGATACCGAGCTCGCCGGCGAGACGGTCGGCGCGGTCCGCCAGGCCGACCCGGTCCATCACCCGGTCCGCGATCTCGTACGCCCGCGTGCGTCCGCCGGCCCGCAGCAGTCCCGCGGTGGCGACGTTGCGCCGGACGGAGAGGTCGCGGAACGGGCGCGGCACCTGGAACGTGCGCGCTACGCCGGCAGCGGCCACGCGGTGCGCCGACATGCCGGTGAGGTCCCTGCCCTCCAGGCTCATCCGGCCGGAGTCCGCCCTGAGGTACCCGGTGAAGAGGTTGAACAGGGTCGTCTTGCCGGCGCCGTTGGGTCCGATCAGGCCGGTGATGCCGTCGTCGATGTCGACGGTAACGTCGCGGACGGCGTGGATGCCCCTAA includes:
- a CDS encoding ATP-binding cassette domain-containing protein — protein: MSARSLTKSFRGIHAVRDVTVDIDDGITGLIGPNGAGKTTLFNLFTGYLRADSGRMSLEGRDLTGMSAHRVAAAGVARTFQVPRPFRDLSVRRNVATAGLLRAGGRTRAYEIADRVMDRVGLADRADRLAGELGIADLKRIELAKGLALQPRVLLLDEVFSGLTPAEMDALVPVVRQVQADGVAIVLVEHVLRVVMQLCSHVVVLDRGQVIAADSPRAIVKDPATIEAYLGVGDDEEGEDT